The Liolophura sinensis isolate JHLJ2023 chromosome 8, CUHK_Ljap_v2, whole genome shotgun sequence sequence CATAATAGAGTGAGTTGCGGAGTGGGGTAACCTTTATCGAGCAACACAGTTACAAGAGTTACAGAGAGAAACAGCATCAAATGTGTCAGATTGACAATATGGAAAAATTTACCCCTTTCACAtgtgcattaaatcttccctagcataaatcgATGTCAGTCGCATGTTCAtacaaattaactaacctgttcttAGTTTGGCCTAACCAAAAAGAGTCCATTGCAAtaacacaaaatgacaaatacgGACAATTTCATGGTCTGTAGCACAGCAGATGTACTGTGAACGCCTCTCTGACTGTCTGTCAACCAGTGCCAAAGTAAACACGTTGTTCATGTCTGCGATGACGACAACACGGCACTGAATAATGTTTTAATTGACTATCGAGCCAAGTTTCTAAGACGCACTTGAAAATATCTGCGACTGCCATGCTCTTATCTTACATCCATCTGTTACTTACAGCCTCTCTGGCTTGATTTGCCGTTCGAATGGCCTGGTAGCTGAGTTCCGCCATGACAGAATTAAGCACATGAGACCACGAGTAAACGCACCACCTCAATGTTTACGGTCGCGAAGACGATTCAATATGGCTGAATTACCCATCATCCTTCGCGGTAGTTGGCTTAACTGTTCGCATATGATCGGCCAATATGCATATTTCAAACGGTTCAAACAATACGAATGTATTATCCATTTTGTTGCTTATAACTGAAAGAAGAGATCTTGGGAAAGTACGGCCGGTAATTTAGGTTTTACAACCTTTACAGTTCTGAAACCAGCAACTTGGCAATATCAAGGACGACAACTCGGCTACTTTTATCAAACTGTGTCTTTAGAGTGATCCCTCTTGAATCAGAATTTGGTAGGTGTCGGAGACTGTGCGTAGGCCTAGCAGTTGTTCTATTATTTTGATAATACGTACACTTCTCAAAGTGGTGATGGAAATTGAAAAATTGCATTGCCATGACCAAAGTCCTGGGCAGCACTGGAGACGGCAGAGAGCTGGTGGGTATAAGAGGAGGCATAAGATTCCCATACAGAATATTCTTACGGAACATATTCTAGACTAACTAGAACTACTTCCTATATacactagttttttttttatcccaatGAATAAAAGTCTACGCAGCTAATGCACCTAATTTAAACTGGATTTGGGCACACGATCTCATTTCATGGCTATGGGATTGTGACAGTCTGAGATTTTCCTTTGAAGACAGCACACACTGGCTCATGATCATGAaatgaggtcgcaagctcgaatccagctctacTTAATTCTACTTATGAAGTGCATGAGAGGTTTATCCTCGGGGGGCACGCTTTGGATCACTCGGCCagcgaaggtcagtggtttcgTTTGTCATGTCGTGAATATTTATAGCACTACGGAATTTAAAAATTCTGCTGTTCAACCGTTCTCTGTTAATTTCTTTGAGTGACATTTAGAAGTTGATGAGGGATACACCAAGAAGTATAGCCTAACTAAAAATCAGTCTGAAAGATATTGTATATCTGTTAATTCACCTTAGGTAAATACACTGTATCCAAACAGTTTTAAACGAATGtatgttgaaatattaaaatggcaGGAAATTATAGCAGCTTGTAGAAGAGTAACTCAACGCAGCATTATATACttccaaaacatgtattgttaCATCTACCTTCCAGCCCTAGACAAGGATTTTTTCCGCTACACGTGGTACGTCATGGAatgacgtatacatgtacagtgccgTGTACAATGACGTCATATCGCATTGTAAACACAATACCATGTAGGTAGGACACAACGATTTCCCTTCCTCTTAAAGGGCGTTGTATCAACTGGCGAATAACAAAATAACTTGTGACTTCTAATAAAGTAATACATATGGCAAACTTTCAAGCTAACAAAAAGCTTGCTCTGGTAAAGGAACAGGTTGCATTAGAGCAGTTCGTACAAGTGCGGATTTGTCATTCATTTGACAAGTTAAACAGTGCTTTACAGCTTCTTCCACATCAGTATCCACTTTCAACCACCAATACAAATCACGTTGTCTCTCTTAGTTTTGTCAATGCTTTGGTGATTGGCATGTGCCAGTTGCAGCACTTCGGGAACGACAACTTGACTACCTCCGAAACATTGTTGTAAGCAGACAATTCGTCACGTATCGGAAAGTACGACTGTTGATTTACATGTTTGCGACATGTCTCTTTGGATGCCGTAGAACAATTTCACAAACATCGTCACAATCTTCCTCAATGGCAGGAGTAGAGGTATTCATGGATAGTGGCGATAACGAGTCAGCGACGTTATTCTGCGTACCCGGCTttagtgagtgaatgagtgcttggagtttaacgttctacttaacaatttttcagtcatatgacgacgacgtaCCCGGCTTGAACGATAGTGCATAATTGTAATGCGTCAAAGGGGCATTCCATCTACAACAGCCTAGTCAGAGCTTGGTGATCTGCTCGCAATTCGAACTTGGGACACCATTAATAAGTATGCCACTTTTCCACGGCCCACACACAAGCGAGTGCTTCACGTTTACCTGCGGAATACTTTATCTCCTATCTCAAAAGCGGCAGTGCTCCTTTTTCTGGAACAGGTGCATCGGTAAGTGCTTGTACTAGTTCACGGTTAGGGCGAATGCCCTGTGAATTAATCACATAGCACAGAATACCAAGTCGATCAGTACTGAACTAGCATTTCTCATTCAAGGTGATGTTCGCATTCTTCAAACGCTGTAGTACTGCGCGTAAGTAATGGACATGCTCAGCTTGTGTTTTACCGTATACCATGATGCGGTAATTTTCTCAATAATATCGGTCTCCTCAAGACATTTGAGTTCTTTAGAAACAGCGTCGCGTATCGCAAGAGGGAGTCTGCGTAACTTCTCTTGTACTGGAGTGACATCGTTTGAGTAGTGTAACTGGTGATGCTTGGTGCATTTGAATTGCATGGTTCAAGTGCTTCTCTGGccaaatatttatgaaacactTTCAAACTAAGCACAGAAACATCAGAGGCCGTATCAAACGCTAAGTTCAAGAGTTCACTTTTACCACACATTGTACAACCTTTTTCATAGGATTGACAGAAGTAAACTCTAAGAACCAAAGATAACATAATGGTTCAAGATAGGGTTTACGCTGAATAACACTATTCAGCTCCTATAAATTAGGAAtatccaaaaaaacaaaatcttctgCAATTTCCGTTAGCTTTGGTGTGCTAATATTTGTTAAGTGATGTTGAATGAGGCAAACGTGATGTCGAGTAAGGCCGTCAAGTAGGTTTGAGAGTGCTGCAATCATTTTTGGCTATATGCGTCACACGAAGCAAAGTGGAAATCACAGAAACCTTATTGTTTCAATAATGTCCTCCAAAACTTACAATACCGATTTCAATACACCGTAATCTTGTACTATTCGCCAATTTTCTTCACTACAGCGTATAgagataggcctatataacgGTTTTGGTCCAGAATAAGGACTTTATGTAAGCAAGGACAGTTGTTGAATGAACTGACTCCACGTGGGTAAAATGGTGtgtccaaaaatattttgtattttattctcATTATGTAACTGTCCTTGCTTACATAAAGTTAAATTAAACTGGCTTACGGTTAATACCTTTGTGACGTCCGCTAACCACTGAAATTTTAAaagcacacgcacacgcacataGTAAGATTAGTTAGGTCTATACATGTTTTCTGACCTTATCACTTAAAAATTCGTTGATGTTTAACGGGTGATCATGACATTTATATGAAAAAGCAGTCAGGTTTTGGAGCCAAGGAACACTGTTCTTAAAGAAAGTGTTAAAAAACAATATCAGCAGTAACGTCATCATTGACACCACTCACATTGTGAGCATGAACTAACGTCACAGACGTCTATTAAACATCACTAGGGGCAGATAGCCGGGAAGAAAACACTGCTTTGTCACGTCATAAACACTAATCTCTCTTCAACTTGGATGAACCAATGAACGTCTCCGAATACTGATTGTTACGTCATCGTGTCGGCCACTTTCTATGATGGCAAAGGAATAAAGATGGAGGTGGGCGGCGTCGTTCACGTCCAGACACGGTCTGGGAGGAGGCACAAGTACTTCACACGCAGTAAATCTAGTCTCAACTCAGATGAGCTGCTAGAGGTTTGTAGGCGATTTTAACCAACATTCCATGACAGCACGGACAGTGTGTGTCATCAAAAGTGTCTGACGTATGACAGTCAAATTCATAGGCCCAAACTCAATAGGAATACATGTGCACGGTATCCTCCGATAGCTATagtattttcacatttctaCAATTAATAATTGGTCTTATTTCAGATCTTTTCCCGCCCAAGACAGCTGGGATCAAACTTGTCTATTATTAGTTGTTTTAAGTAATATTTTCGCTTTTTGAAGGTATATTTATCATCAGTTTGTAtggttaaaatacattttttaccccaccatgatgctggtcgtcgtcatataagtgaaatattcctgagtgcggcgtaaaacaccaatcaaataaacaaataaaacacaatccACTGCACATCTTTAAACCTAAATTACCATTGGGCCGGGAAACTATACCACTACGTTAGTGTTTGCTCCTTGTAAAGCCGTCATGGTGATTTATATGCCAGTTTCAAAGGAGATGGTATACATAATTTTTAATcaatacgtggaaaggtctgtcagcaacatgcgaatggtcgtgagtttcccccgggcttggctcgctttcctcccaccataatgctggccgctgtcgtgtaagtgaaatactcttgagtacggcattaacctccattcagataaataaattaaataattctTGGCATTTAACGTCCCTTTCAACAATTTGTTTTGGTCAAATCGCAAAGGTGCTCCTATCTACAGATCGGTCATATACCCAAACGCCATTCACATACCGAAATGAATTCACAACGGTGACAGGATGCTACAACTAGTCACTCCTGTCTGACAAATACGTAAAGTCAACAAAACTTAACGTTGATCGCTAAGCAAAAGGAATGTGAAGGCTGCAGCCTAAGTCTAAAGCTTAATATAACGACAGGCACGCACCAATGCATTTGTTGGTGAAAACAATACCTGAAAACAATGAGTAACTCCATGCTTCGAAAAATCCATTCTGTTACTATTCCCAGATATAAAGAAATTTATACGATGTTGTGATGCAGGTAATTAATTATTCCCTTTCCAGCGACAAAAATTGCGTGTGCACGCTGCTATGACTCGATCCAGAGTTGAACGGATGTTCCGCTTACTTGGTCAAAGCCCAAGTCAGTCGTGTCGTTCAAACAAAAGACGAGGACAGCTTCCGTATATCCCTACTGTATATGGCGTTGTTTCTTATGAGGGAAGGATGTCATATCTAGTGCCATGACTGGTGTCAGGTCAGGTGTCAGGGCATGAtgctccagtgaggcagcactatgaaAACAATATGATTTCACTATAGCGGACAATAATACTGTTGTGATATTACCGAAGTAATGTTAAAAGCGACGTTATACGTGTTCAAAGATGTAAttaatttcctcttttatcgtcttactcaagaatgtttcactcacaTGACAGCGGTCatgttatgggtggaggaaattggagaaACCCCTCTGAGCTGAATTTAAATCTGCGACCTCGTCTTTCAGAATACTTAGACTGTTGTTGTATATCACACTTAGCAAAGTTTCAGTCTTGAATTTTTTCGTACGTTTTCATTTCTGTATAAAAGAGAATCTTTGTTACGTTTTAAGGGCAGTGACATTAAACAGCCAAACAAAGAAGAGTCGACGAGAAAGGAGGGAAAAGAGGAAGCCGATAAGAACACGAGTAATAACATTGATTCTAAGGCGAACCGGAAGAGGGGTCATGGTTACCTTGCGCATGCTCCATTGTCTCCAAACAAACCTCCTACCAAAAGCTGTCGGGACATTAAGAGACACGTGTCTTTCATGGATGACAGGTCAGCATCCACATCCAGGGTGTGCTTCTCGAGCTCCACGTCAAGTCTGAACAAAGGTGAGATGAGCAAGCACACTTCGTTTAGGAAATCTCCGACGGCACTAACCAAAGATGACCACGACATCTGTCAAAGTGAATCGGAGATTTCTTTCAAGATTTTGGATAGTTCTTCGTCTTGTGCTAAAACCAGAGGCCCGGGATCTCCACCAGATGCCGGTTTGAAGTGGTTGAATTTCCGGGACGCCAAAAGAGATCatcacagtgaaatattcaaatgcgGCGTTGAAGGAGAGCGCAGCTCTGATTGGTCATCTCGGGCGATCCACAGTCTGAGCGACGTTGACATCCCTAACGTTTCCAGAAGTCGCGTTTTGCTAAACTACCATCAGGACGGGTCCATTGATCTTTTGGGGGAAGGAGAGTACGGATATGTTGTTAGGGGCATTTTGAAGGGGGCACGAATGGACACGGACATCGTAGCCAAGTACTTCAAGAAGGACCGTTCCTCCCTTGAAGACATCTTGGACGAGGCTAGAGTTCTTCTCTATTTACAAGACACCGGATATGTGCCAAGAGTGTACGGCCTGATAGAAGCAAACAGGAAAGACTGCGATCCGATTTTAATCCAGGAATGTTTTGGGGATGGCGTAACTCTGGACGATTTGCTAGATCGAAAAATTTCCAAGAAAGTATGGTTAAGCATTTGCCTGCAGGTAGCCAATGGCCTGTGGAAAATACACCAGAAAGGCGTGCTGATAAACGACATTAAACTAGATAACATTTTAGTGGACTACAAAGGCGACATACAGCACATCCGATTCATTGATATGGGCATCGCCACCTTCCGGTCCAGTTATGTCAGCAGTGGAACGGAAGCCGCTATGGCTGAGTGCAGCCATCTTGCACCGGAAGTTCGGAAACTCAAGCCCAGCTCTCCCAAATCCGACATTTACGGGCTGGGATTCGTGATGAAAACAATCGGACGTCAAGCTTTCATAGAAGAACTTGTGGCTCTGGGCAACAAATTGATGTCGGATAAGCCCAATCAGCGGTGCTCCCTACCTATTACTATAGCTCGACTAAATTCCCTTTCGCGAAAcgtgtaaaaaagaaaaaaaaatgcctccTCAAATTTCAAGAATGgtcattatattttatatttgaaaaaatagaaaaaaattccaaaagatCGTTCATATCTTAATCCAAAAGGAAGAACAATTTCATCATTAAATTGATGTATTCATCAAGCAATGTCATTACAAGAGGCTTCCTGTGTTTCACTAAATAAACTTTACGAGTGATTTAATGCCGTTCagactttttgttttatagtcATTTTACATTTGCAAATtgggtgggtttttttttcgaTAGCATGCCTAATACTTTAGTTCAGACATAGGTGTGAAGATGAGGGCATGCGTGAGATCCTCAGTATTACGGGAAGTTACTACAGTTATATTCATTATGTTAGGAAACTTATACGCAAGGCCATTGCACAATGCTGCTGTGACATTTTTGGCATTAACATAAACGATGCAATGCTAAAGTTCTAACCAGTCCTGTTGTAACATAAGCTCGAATTAAAATAATGCTTGGATGGCGAATTTGTAAATTCCCCCATGCCAATTGTTGAACTTCTTTGTGACAAAAGGCTGCCAGCGGTGCCCTTTTCATGAAGACGTTCATCAACATAGGGTGCAAATCtgtgcaaataaataaatattgaggtAATATGCAGTGTAATGGTCAAAATCAAGGTAGCGTGATAATTAGTATCTTCTCATGTTATTGCAGAGGTACCTTTTGCCGGAATGGTTATCTGCTTCAGGTATCTAGGTCTGCGGATTTTATGGACGAGGCCTTTAATTTTAGCAACCCTCTCTAAATCTCCAGATTTAGCATACACTATAGTGTTCCGATGAAATGTGAATAGTCAATTTTTGTCGTCGAAAGAAATAAACCATATCAACTTTAGCTTTTCGTTCGACTAGTCGCAAATACGACAAATCGCAATGCTATTATCCTCACTTTGTGGTATTGTATTCACACCATTCTCGTTCTTTACACCATTCTCACCTGCAGTTGTCTTCTTACTATTACCACTGTCTGAAGTTGTCTTCTTACTATTACCACTGTCTGAAGTTGTCTTCATGCTATTACCACTGTCTGAAGATGTCTTCTTACTTTTACCACTGTCTAAAGATGTCTTCTTCACTATTACCACTGTCTGAAGTTGTCTTCTTACTATTACCACTGTCTGAAGATGTCTTCTTACTATTACCACTGTCTGAAGATGTCTTCTTACTATTACCACTGTCTGAAGATGTCTTCTTACTTTTACCACTGTCTAAAGATGTCTTCTTCACTATTACCACTGTCTGGAGTTGTCTTCTTACTATTACCACTGTCTGGAGTTGTCTTCTTACTATTACCACTGTCTGAAGATGTCTTCTTACTATTACCACTGTCTGAAGATGTCTTCTTACTTTTACCACTGTCTAAAGATGTCTTCTTCACTATTACCACTGTCTGGAGTTGTCTTCTTACTATTACCACTGTCTGCAGTTGTCTTCTTACTATTACCACTGTCTGAAGATGTCTTCTTACTATTACCACTGTCTGAAGATGTCTTCTTACTTTTACCACTGTCTAAATATGTCTTTTTCACTATTACCACTGTCTGGAGTTGTCTTCTTACTATTACCACTGTCTGAAGTTGTCTTCTTACTATTACCACTGTCTGGAGTTGTCTTCTTACTATCACCCCCGTCTAGAGTTGTCTTGACGccgttctttctttttttctgggTTATCATAAGCCCTTCTCACTTCCTTGAGCCTTTTCACACAGTTTTCGCTTTCCTCATTTGTCTATAAGGCATTCTGGTTTTCGTTAACTCTGTCCAAACCGTTCTGGCTTTCATGAGTTTCGTTCAAATCGCTGTCGCTTTCTTCACATCGTTTTGGCAATCATCTCGCCTTCTTTAGCTCTGTTCAAACAGTTTTCTGGACTTCTGTTCAAACCTTTCTCAGTTTTATGAGTTCTGTTCAAACTGTTCTCCTTTTCTGGAGTTCTGTTCAATCTGTACTCACTTCATGAGTTCTTTTCAAACCGTTCTCGCTTTCTGGAATTCTGTTCAAACGGTTCTCCATTTCATGAGTTCCGTTCAAACCGTTCTCGCTTTCTGGAATTCTGTTCAAACCGTTCTCGCTTTCATGAGTTCTGTTCAAACCGTTTGCGCTTTCTGGAGTTCTGTGTATTCAAACCGTTCTCGCTTTCTTAAGGCCTCTCCAAACCGTCGTCGCTTTCTGGAGGTCGATGGCTGCAAACTGTCTACGTACTTGTCGTTCTGGTTTTCTAACACTGTTCTCGCTTTCTCTAAACGTCTCTCTGAAGAACTCAACGCTCTGATACACGTACCGTATAAGGACAGatctacttgggatttctccactctctactATTCCTCATGCGgatttaatacataaaatttcatcactaattgtttcggtgttcaataaaaccggtcaccgctatattaacgtcaaaggctacaaagccttcttcagttcctcTGCGTAGAAGGATTAGCATGcatgggatgtttccatgttcattgagttgcttgaatttctcatttacaacatctatgtgaaatttgggGAAACcgtatatcaacagtgtataggtattccgatgggtacaaattgtgccccctCCCCCTCTCCTCCTTTTGGCTGACAtttacctgttctcatatgaatacgactatatgcagaaaactattaaggagtaattaTCACCAGGTCGAATCTTTCTCATTTACTAAaaggtatattgatgatctattAGCGTTAAACAATCCAGATATAGCAAAgcctgtgaaagatatttaacCACCTTCGCTGTATTTAAAGCAAGCCACAGGtcccgaagggtcctgcatatttCGTGTACATgtctcaccttgtagcatttgttcgatcctgcgtgttgtgtgacgatttcagtcaacgtcacaaattattactgcaaaaactagtgtgtcaatgTTATTCTATCAAACGCTTTCACTCATAAGTTTCAGAATGTTTTagaatgagtataattctcttgtaagtaaatatggacagaacgtccagaatctctggagctttgcttcatgattgtgtctaattccgcttaacccgggtcTAGGGGGCTGCATattcatcgcgttgaattagttcgccactttggatatatgaacagttgcaatcaaagcgcagctgagatacatattttgttatcgacaactgatattttagcatggtaggcctacacaatTTGACTCAATCGCCTAGAATATACTTTCcttctttccaacatcactgaaaactgttgactgcttctctttgcatgattccgtcctattttcgtactttatatactttcttagttttttgatgacttgtgttatatgtcgttttgagaattgaccttgcgattattgacctggaacgtccttattggttgacggctggtatacgaatgtctgcctTGACGcataaatttacataatttttgtCTTCTGGCGATGTTTAGCATCGTTCTTGCCTACTGGTGTTGTAGTCCAACTCTCCtcgttttttgttgttttctcccTTTTCTTCttgctttgttttgtcttcagGGAGTTTCTCTGGTGGAAAAAGCATCGTCGATACTCatcaaattttcatgaaaagacGGCATTTCATGACGGCCTTTTCAGTCGATAGAAGGATAATCACTTAGTCCTAAAGGCGCTGCATTTATTTCCTGATGCTTTCCCAACGACCTATGGTGGACCTGAATTAAGGCGAAAAAGCATAAGAAATGGCTTCAATGATGTAATCAAAATGTTAACGGCGTGAATAGAACTTTATCTAATT is a genomic window containing:
- the LOC135473187 gene encoding uncharacterized protein LOC135473187 — protein: MEVGGVVHVQTRSGRRHKYFTRSKSSLNSDELLEGSDIKQPNKEESTRKEGKEEADKNTSNNIDSKANRKRGHGYLAHAPLSPNKPPTKSCRDIKRHVSFMDDRSASTSRVCFSSSTSSLNKGEMSKHTSFRKSPTALTKDDHDICQSESEISFKILDSSSSCAKTRGPGSPPDAGLKWLNFRDAKRDHHSEIFKCGVEGERSSDWSSRAIHSLSDVDIPNVSRSRVLLNYHQDGSIDLLGEGEYGYVVRGILKGARMDTDIVAKYFKKDRSSLEDILDEARVLLYLQDTGYVPRVYGLIEANRKDCDPILIQECFGDGVTLDDLLDRKISKKVWLSICLQVANGLWKIHQKGVLINDIKLDNILVDYKGDIQHIRFIDMGIATFRSSYVSSGTEAAMAECSHLAPEVRKLKPSSPKSDIYGLGFVMKTIGRQAFIEELVALGNKLMSDKPNQRCSLPITIARLNSLSRNV